In a genomic window of Zingiber officinale cultivar Zhangliang chromosome 9B, Zo_v1.1, whole genome shotgun sequence:
- the LOC122024946 gene encoding putative ripening-related protein 4: MGSSISLCLLIVLAILALAIEPASAQDTPRKLHGACLPSGRLRGKAGKCNREHDSECCVPGKSYRRFKCSPPVVAGGTRAHLTVNSFAKGGDGGGPSECDGKFHPDHEKVVALSTGWYAGGSRCGKKIVVRANGRSVKAKVVDECDSMNGCDQEHDFQPPCPNNIVDASPAVWKALGIPDSVGYTAITWSDA; the protein is encoded by the coding sequence atgggcaGTTCCATCTCACTCTGTTTGCTCATTGTCTTGGCAATTCTGGCGCTGGCGATCGAGCCGGCGAGCGCGCAGGACACCCCCCGGAAGCTGCACGGCGCCTGCCTCCCGAGCGGCCGCCTGCGAGGCAAGGCCGGCAAGTGCAACCGGGAGCACGACTCCGAGTGCTGCGTCCCCGGCAAGAGCTACCGTCGGTTCAAGTGCTCGCCCCCCGTCGTCGCCGGCGGCACGCGAGCTCACCTGACGGTGAACAGCTTCGCCAAGGGCGGCGACGGCGGCGGCCCGTCGGAATGCGACGGTAAGTTCCACCCCGACCACGAGAAGGTGGTGGCCCTGTCCACTGGGTGGTACGCGGGCGGGAGCCGCTGCGGGAAGAAGATCGTGGTGAGGGCCAACGGGAGGTCGGTGAAGGCGAAGGTGGTGGACGAGTGCGACTCGATGAACGGGTGCGACCAGGAGCATGACTTCCAGCCTCCGTGTCCTAACAACATCGTCGACGCCTCGCCGGCGGTGTGGAAGGCGTTGGGGATCCCGGATTCCGTTGGATACACTGCCATCACCTGGTCTGATGCTTGA
- the LOC122022306 gene encoding protein EXECUTER 1, chloroplastic-like: MASIPSARFRPPSSAAYIDRESSKFLRKVPAYLPQPQFFLLPRLKHVGPSRSPPSPFLCFCHNSTSSGESEEGSSSKDGSSSMSWDSLIEGVVRGAAKRWDEVVAAYRNYSSKNGLRVVASEAGKEDIVEEEKKVTAVEENGEDWDWERWKLHFMEIEEHEKLASVLKSQLNEAISREDYGGAAKLKLAITGATKKDIVGAALTIMNRAIEEERYNDAAFIRDHVGAGLVGWWAGISEDGTDPYGRIICITPEYGRYVARSYSPRQLASGKVGFPLFEIFFINTDGDYRQQVVYFQKAEGSEDLTSNCEEKPGFNSLNSYEGLKGENSLQAQDIKTVEGRDDDLNMMDGISIIQNVLRDLIPGSKVRVLKLVSPGKVDRGIIAKVVEQIMEEEEEEDGGDEDSSDEELESAESDDLNPDIEEIEMGAGDSTSAQEEKSELSFKVIIGDLTPKSSADVLPTNLVRVPAKLEKRDNSSFSITLGQDAIQNKTERKKQASKRKAFATKNADLLSSELAKIIPDKNGIRLKVLKDLQELIKYSVNSRQNYHSLFEKTLFSQIEIPSTSDTLSGLYIGSHGMYTSNVLHLKRKYGQWQEDSTSEKYVDLEFFEYVEAIKLTGDPSVPAGQVAFRAKLGKQNQLPHKGIIPEEFGVIARYKGQGRLANPGFQNPRWVDGELVIFDGKYIRGGPVIGFVYLAPQSHFLFFNRLSLPA; this comes from the exons ATGGCTTCGATTCCTTCCGCGCGCTTCCGACCGCCGTCGTCGGCCGCTTACATCGACCGTGAATCCTCCAAATTCCTCAGAAAAGTACCGGCGTACCTCCCCCAGCCGCAGTTCTTCCTACTCCCCAGGCTCAAGCACGTCGGCCCTTCTAGGTCTCCGCCAAGCCCCTTCCTCTGCTTCTGCCACAACAGCACCTCGTCGGGTGAGAGCGAGGAAGGTTCCTCCTCAAAAGATGGATCTTCCTCTATGAGCTGGGACTCGCTCATCGAGGGGGTCGTTCGTGGCGCGGCTAAGAGGTGGGACGAGGTGGTGGCTGCGTACCGCAATTATTCGTCCAAGAATGGATTGCGGGTGGTTGCATCGGAGGCGGGAAAGGAGGATAttgtggaggaggagaagaaggtgactgCGGTCGAGGAAAATGGGGAGGATTGGGATTGGGAGAGGTGGAAGCTGCATTTTATGGAGATTGAAGAACACGAGAAACTTGCTTCCGTCTTAAAG TCACAATTGAATGAGGCTATTTCAAGAGAGGATTATGGAGGAGCTGCAAAGCTGAAGTTGGCCATAACTGGTGCTACAAAAAAAGATATTGTTGGAGCAGCATTGACTATTATGAAT AGAGCTATAGAGGAAGAGCGATACAACGATGCAGCTTTCATTCGTGATCATGTTGGGGCAGGACTG GTTGGTTGGTGGGCTGGCATTTCCGAAGATGGTACTGATCCATATGGTCGGATTATATGCATAACCCCGGAGTATGGAAGATATGTAGCAAGAAGCTACAGTCCCAG ACAGCTAGCCAGTGGCAAGGTGGGTTTTCCTCTCTTTGAGATTTTCTTCATCAACACAGATGGAGATTACAGACAACAG GTGGTATATTTTCAAAAAGCTGAAGGTTCTGAAGATTTAACAAGTAACTGTGAGGAAAAACCTGGTTTCAACAGCTTAAACTCGTATGAGGGTTTGAAAGGAGAAAACAGCCTACAAGCACAAGATATAAAGACAGTTGAAGGAAGGGATGATGATTTAAATATGATGGATGGCATTTCTATTATCCAGAATGTTTTACGAGATTTAATTCCTGGCTCCAAGGTCAGGGTTTTAAAACTGGTGTCACCTGGGAAAGTGGACAGGGGCATAATTGCCAAAGTTGTTGAACAGAtaatggaggaggaggaggaggaggatggtgGTGACGAAGATAGTAGTGACGAAGAGTTGGAAAGTGCAGAATCAGATGACCTTAATCCTGACATTGAAGAGATAGAAATGGGCGCTGGAGATTCTACAAGTgcacaagaagagaaaagtgaaTTATCGTTTAAAGTCATTATTGGTGATTTGACCCCCAAATCATCTGCTGATGTGCTCCCCACCAATCTAGTCCGTGTTCCAGCAAAGCTAGAGAAAAGAGATAACTCATCATTTTCAATTACTTTAGGGCAAGATGCTATCCAGAATAAAACTGAGAGGAAAAAACAGGCTTCAAAGAGAAAAGCTTTTGCTACAAAAAATGCTGACCTTCTTTCATCTGAGCTTGCTAAAATCATTCCTGATAAAAATGGGATACGTTTGAAG GTATTGAAAGATCTTCAGGAGCTAATCAAGTATAGTGTCAACAGCAGACAGAACTATCATtctttatttgaaaaaactttattCAGCCAAATTGAGATACCATCGACCTCAGATACACTTAGTG GACTATACATTGGTTCCCATGGCATGTACACCTCCAATGTCCTCCATCTTAAGCGCAAATATGGACAGTGGCAGGAGGATAGTACATCTGAGAAATATGTGGatcttgaattttttgaatatGTTGAAGCTATTAAACTGACTGGTGATCCTTCTGTGCCTGCGGGTCAG GTAGCTTTTCGTGCAAAACTTGGCAAGCAAAATCAACTTCCTCATAAGGGAATAATCCCTGAAGAATTTGGAGTG ATTGCTAGGTATAAAGGACAAGGGAGGCTAGCTAATCCAGGTTTCCAAAATCCTCGATGGGTTGATGGTGAACTTGTGATTTTTGATGGAAAG TACATTAGAGGAGGCCCTGTTATTGGTTTTGTATACTTGGCGCCACAATCTCACTTCTTATTCTTCAATCGGTTAAGCCTACCAGCTTAG
- the LOC122023966 gene encoding uncharacterized protein LOC122023966, whose translation MPDSKETGTEEASIAAYVTFFLVCAALVLSLDLHRLSYFHLWLISQLILLTICVFYNLTKRAVAVQNPVDSWCESLYSPSASQHHHPAPEPERPSPPPPETGSSMDDTWKSIVEMNRRPRKQIERAPVADSRELRKLAVAVEKDFASSKKKAPPALAPAPQRPEKGEVRRRDVLYDQSEMLIKKHYDYLRVQRQESEKRRFFDRLLQQPS comes from the coding sequence ATGCCGGACTCTAAGGAAACGGGAACAGAGGAAGCCTCCATCGCCGCCTACGTCACCTTCTTCCTCGTCTGCGCCGCCCTCGTCCTCTCCCTCGACTTGCACCGCCTCTCCTACTTCCACCTCTGGCTCATCTCCCAGCTCATCCTCCTCACCATTTGCGTCTTCTACAACCTCACCAAGCGCGCCGTCGCCGTCCAGAATCCCGTAGACAGCTGGTGCGAGTCTCTCTACTCGCCCTCCGCCTCCCAACATCACCACCCGGCTCCGGAACCGGAACGCccctcgccgccgccgccggaaACCGGGAGCTCCATGGACGACACGTGGAAGTCGATCGTGGAGATGAACCGGAGGCCCAGGAAGCAGATCGAGAGGGCGCCGGTGGCCGACTCGAGGGAGTTGAGGAAGTTAGCCGTGGCCGTCGAGAAGGACTTTGCGTCGTCGAAGAAGAAGGCGCCGCCGGCGCTGGCGCCGGCCCCGCAGAGACCTGAGAAAGGGGAGGTGCGACGTCGAGACGTGCTCTACGACCAGTCCGAGATGCTGATCAAGAAGCACTACGACTACCTGAGGGTTCAGCGGCAGGAGTCGGAGAAACGCCGGTTCTTCGACCGCCTGCTGCAGCAGCCATCTTAA
- the LOC122025725 gene encoding cytokinin dehydrogenase 3-like, translating to MEMTLFCARINILILLLALCSPCKFIQSPIDLGPLNFLQNANTASMDFGRIHFNSPSAVLRPKSPEDISLLLRFVSGSSFSKVTVAARGAAHSIYGQAQALDGIVIEMDALPSSIRVHRKGEAEADGVSYADASGGALWVELLEESLKHGLAPRSWTDYLYLSIGGTLSIGGISGQTFKYGPQISNVLQLDVVTGKGEAITCSPTKSSELFYSVLGGLGQFGIITRARILLQEAPEKVKWVRAFYDDFQTFAEDQDLLISTPDLVDYVEGFIVINEQSLKSFSTAFPAHLHFAPKFHSEGSSKVYYCIEYAVHDHSSKDIDTEQVVLEELSRQMRHLPSQVYTVEVSYYDFLNRVRMEELSLRSVGLWEVPHPWLNMFVPKSGINEFVDLLLENIATEEFEGPVLIYPLLRDKWDANTSVVLPDADDDQVIYIVGMLRSANPASCPAACLQSLLQTNRRIAGAASRVGAKQYIPHHSSPAGWSEHFGRQWDRFAARKARFDPLGILAPGQGIFSRRSISISSL from the exons ATGGAGATGACTCTGTTTTGTGCCAGAATCAACATCCTAATTCTGCTTCTCGCTCTCTGTTCTCCGTGCAAGTTCATCCAGAGTCCCATCGACTTGGGCCCCTTGAATTTCCTCCAGAACGCAAACACAGCATCCATGGACTTCGGAAGAATTCACTTCAACTCCCCCTCGGCGGTTCTCAGACCCAAGTCCCCCGAAGACATCTCCCTCCTTCTCCGCTTCGTCTCCGGCTCTTCCTTCAGTAAGGTTACAGTTGCAGCAAGAGGAGCTGCGCACTCCATCTATGGCCAAGCCCAAGCACTCGATGGCATAGTCATTGAGATGGACGCCCTACCTTCCAGTATACGAGTTCACAGAAAGGGAGAAGCGGAAGCTGATGGCGTCTCTTATGCTGATGCCAGTGGCGGAGCACTGTGGGTTGAGCTTCTGGAGGAGAGCCTGAAGCATGGGCTGGCTCCAAGGTCATGGACTGATTACCTCTATCTCAGTATTGGTGGCACTCTCTCCATTGGTGGCATCAGTGGACAAACTTTCAAGTACGGCCCTCAGATCAGCAATGTCCTCCAACTGGACGTGGTGACAGGTAAAGGAGAGGCTATAACTTGCTCCCCCACCAAAAGTTCAGAGCTTTTCTATTCAGTTCTGGGTGGTCTAGGCCAATTTGGCATCATAACAAGAGCAAGAATCCTTCTCCAAGAAGCTCCAGAGAAG GTGAAGTGGGTGAGAGCATTCTATGACGATTTCCAGACCTTCGCCGAGGACCAAGACCTCCTGATCTCGACACCAGACTTGGTGGACTACGTCGAAGGCTTCATAGTTATCAATGAGCAATCCCTCAAAAGCTTCTCCACTGCCTTCCCTGCTCACCTGCACTTCGCGCCAAAGTTCCACAGTGAAGGCAGCTCCAAGGTCTACTACTGCATTGAGTACGCTGTCCACGATCACAGTTCCAAGGACATCGACACAGAACAG GTGGTACTGGAGGAGCTCTCGAGGCAGATGAGGCACTTGCCGTCGCAGGTGTACACTGTGGAGGTCTCCTACTATGACTTCCTCAACAGGGTTAGGATGGAGGAGCTGAGCCTGAGGAGTGTGGGGCTCTGGGAAGTGCCCCATCCTTGGCTCAACATGTTCGTGCCCAAGTCCGGAATCAATGAGTTCGTTGACTTGCTCTTGGAGAACATTGCAACAGAGGAATTCGAGGGCCCTGTCCTCATATACCCACTTTTACGGGACAA GTGGGATGCAAACACATCAGTCGTGCTGCCGGACGCCGACGACGACCAGGTGATATACATCGTCGGCATGCTCCGGTCGGCCAACCCGGCCAGCTGCCCGGCTGCCTGCCTGCAGAGCCTCCTCCAAACCAATCGCCGCATCGCCGGCGCGGCATCCAGAGTCGGAGCCAAACAGTACATACCGCACCACTCCTCGCCCGCGGGTTGGTCGGAGCACTTCGGCCGGCAGTGGGACCGGTTCGCCGCGCGCAAAGCCCGGTTCGACCCGCTCGGCATCTTGGCGCCTGGGCAAGGAATATTCTCCAGAAGGTCTATCTCTATCTCTTCCTTGTAG